A region from the Acidiferrobacter sp. SPIII_3 genome encodes:
- a CDS encoding biotin--[acetyl-CoA-carboxylase] ligase encodes MSLLHKVLEILADGEPHSGVALARRLSVSRAAISKAVGLAADIPIVVDRHGYRLPGAFRPLDAARIEGLVAAAGRPLNGLVIHEEIASTNQALLATPGEGVYACLAERQTAGRGRRGRTWQATPYGSVLVSVAWTITETAGPFGVVSLAAGVAVARALESVGVRGAVLKWPNDVLWQARKLAGILIEMRGEAGAMRVVAGVGINVALGPAAAAAIDQEWAELCAIIPGVDRSRVAAQVIGELLAVMDDYRQGRVATLLAEWRHRHAFAGMTVRIHEGREPFGALVVDVDEEGALVVEVKGKRRRVQAGDVSVRPL; translated from the coding sequence ATGAGCCTGCTTCATAAGGTCCTGGAGATCCTCGCGGATGGCGAGCCGCACTCGGGCGTCGCGCTGGCCCGGCGGCTTTCGGTGAGCCGTGCGGCGATATCGAAGGCCGTGGGTCTTGCCGCGGATATCCCCATCGTCGTGGATCGCCACGGCTATCGCCTCCCCGGCGCCTTCCGGCCCCTGGACGCGGCGCGTATCGAAGGGCTTGTCGCGGCCGCCGGCCGCCCGCTCAACGGTCTTGTCATCCATGAGGAGATCGCCTCGACCAACCAGGCCTTGCTTGCCACCCCGGGGGAGGGGGTGTATGCGTGCCTTGCCGAACGCCAGACGGCAGGGCGCGGCCGCCGGGGCCGGACGTGGCAGGCGACACCTTACGGGAGCGTGCTGGTGTCGGTGGCCTGGACGATTACCGAGACCGCAGGTCCGTTCGGGGTCGTGAGCCTGGCCGCGGGCGTGGCGGTGGCGCGGGCGCTGGAGTCCGTGGGTGTCCGGGGGGCGGTGTTGAAGTGGCCCAATGACGTGCTCTGGCAGGCGCGCAAGCTCGCCGGGATATTGATCGAAATGCGCGGCGAGGCCGGGGCGATGCGGGTGGTCGCGGGGGTGGGGATCAATGTGGCGCTCGGCCCGGCCGCCGCCGCGGCCATCGATCAGGAGTGGGCCGAACTTTGCGCCATCATCCCGGGGGTCGATCGTAGTCGCGTGGCGGCGCAGGTGATCGGCGAACTCTTGGCGGTCATGGACGACTATCGGCAGGGGCGTGTCGCGACCTTGCTCGCCGAGTGGCGGCACCGGCATGCCTTTGCGGGCATGACGGTGCGGATCCACGAGGGGCGGGAGCCCTTCGGGGCGCTCGTGGTGGACGTCGATGAGGAGGGGGCCTTGGTGGTGGAGGTCAAGGGGAAGCGGCGACGGGTACAGGCCGGGGACGTGAGTGTGCGCCCGCTATGA
- a CDS encoding type III pantothenate kinase, producing MRLLCDLGNTRIKWAWAEGAALSGFGSGGYGGGEAYTTRLTGPARPTMIAAISVARHRNEAFARFCEEQWAMAPQWHQSLREGFGITSLYEPPESLGVDRFAVLVGARARFPGQAVCVADCGTAITVDALDGDGVFQGGVILPGLSAAADVLRATAPKLTGSPGDRFYAAYGRTTQDAVGGGLILGAAGAIERIFRDQAAVLGHDARLLLTGGDAARLAPYLSGPFEHVAHLTLEGLAVMVS from the coding sequence ATGAGACTTCTTTGTGATCTTGGCAACACGCGCATCAAGTGGGCCTGGGCCGAAGGCGCCGCGCTTTCGGGTTTCGGGTCCGGGGGCTATGGCGGCGGGGAGGCCTATACCACGCGGCTTACGGGCCCTGCGAGGCCGACCATGATCGCTGCGATCTCCGTGGCGCGGCATCGCAACGAGGCGTTCGCGCGGTTTTGCGAAGAGCAGTGGGCGATGGCTCCGCAATGGCACCAGTCGTTGCGCGAGGGTTTTGGTATCACGAGTCTGTATGAGCCGCCCGAGAGCCTGGGCGTGGATCGCTTCGCGGTGCTGGTGGGCGCGCGCGCGCGCTTTCCGGGGCAGGCGGTGTGCGTGGCCGATTGTGGCACGGCGATCACGGTCGATGCATTGGACGGCGACGGGGTCTTCCAGGGGGGCGTCATTCTGCCCGGTCTTTCGGCCGCCGCCGATGTCTTGCGCGCCACCGCCCCGAAGCTCACGGGCTCACCCGGAGACAGGTTTTACGCGGCCTACGGGCGTACTACCCAGGACGCCGTGGGTGGCGGCCTTATCCTCGGCGCGGCCGGCGCCATAGAACGCATCTTTCGGGACCAGGCCGCGGTGCTCGGTCATGACGCGCGGCTCCTATTGACCGGTGGTGATGCCGCGCGCTTGGCCCCCTACCTGAGTGGCCCCTTCGAGCATGTCGCGCACCTGACCCTCGAGGGTCTGGCGGTGATGGTGTCATGA